One part of the Ochotona princeps isolate mOchPri1 chromosome 3, mOchPri1.hap1, whole genome shotgun sequence genome encodes these proteins:
- the LOC101520832 gene encoding LOW QUALITY PROTEIN: poly(A) polymerase alpha-like (The sequence of the model RefSeq protein was modified relative to this genomic sequence to represent the inferred CDS: deleted 1 base in 1 codon; substituted 1 base at 1 genomic stop codon), which produces MPPFPVTTQGSEQVPQNHYGVTSPISLAAPKETDCILTQKLIETLKPFGVFEEEEELQRRILILEKLNNLVKEWIHEISESKNRPQSVIENVGGKIVTFGSYRLGVHTKRADIDVLCVAPSHVDESDFFTSFYDKLKLXEEVKDLRAVEEAFVPVIKRCFDGIEIDILFATLALQTIPEDLDLQDDSLLKNLNIRCIRSLNGCRVTDEILHLVPNTDNFRLTLRAVKLWAKRHNFYSNVSGFLGRVSWAMLIARTCQLYPKAIPSAPVLNFFLVFSKREWPNPELLKQPEECKFNLSLWDPRVSPSDGYLLMPTYTPAYPQQNSMYNVSVSTRMVMVEKFKQGLAITDGILLSKAEWSKLFEAPNFFHKYVF; this is translated from the exons ATGCCGCCATTTCCAGTTACAACGCAGGGGTCAGAGCAAGTGCCCCAGAACCACTATGGCGTTACTTCTCCTATCAGCCTAGCAGCCCCCAAGGAGACTGACTGCATCCTCACCCAGAAACTCATCGAGACTCTGAAGCCCTTTGGGGTGtttgaagaggaagaggaactgCAGCGCAgaattttaattttggaaaaattaaataacCTGGTTAAAGAGTGGATACATGAAATCAGTGAAAGTAAGAATCGTCCACAGTCAGTGATTGAAAACGTTGGCGGAAAAATTGTTACATTTGGATCTTACAGATTAGGAGTACATACAAAACGTGCTGATATTGATGTGCTGTGTGTTGCACCAAGTCATGTTGATGAAAGTGACTTTTTCACCTCATTCTATGACAAGTTGAAATTATAGGAAGAAGTAAAGGATTTAAGAGCTGTTGAAGAGGCATTTGTACCAGTTATCAAACGTTGTTTTGATGGGATAGAGATTGATATTTTGTTTGCAACATTAGCCCTGCAGACCATTCCCGAAGATTTGGACCTACAAGATGATAGTCTACTTAAAAACTTAAAC ATAAGATGCATAAGAAGTCTTAATGGTTGCAGGGTAACCGATGAAATTTTACATCTAGTACCAAACACTGACAACTTCAGGTTAACACTGAGAGCTGTCAAACTGTGGGCCAAACGCCACAACTTCTATTCCAATGTATCAGGTTTCCTCGGTCGTGTTTCCTGGGCCATGCTGATAGCAAGAACTTGTCAGCTTTATCCAAAGGCAATACCATCAGCTCCTGTACTTAATTTTTTCTTGGTATTTTCTAAACGGGAATGGCCAAATCCAGAGCTATTGAAACAGCCTGAAGAATGCAAATTTAATTTGTCTTTATGGGATCCAAGGGTAAGCCCCAGTGATGGGTACCTTCTTATGCCTACATATACACCAGCATACCCACAGCAGAACTCCATGTACAATGTGTCTGTTTCAACAAGGATGGTCATGGTTGAGAAGTTTAAACAAGGTCTTGCTATCACAGATGGAATTTTGCTGAGTAAGGCAGAGTGGTCCAAACTCTTTGAAGCTCCTAACTTCTTTCACAAGTACGTATTTTAA